One genomic region from Pseudorca crassidens isolate mPseCra1 chromosome 11, mPseCra1.hap1, whole genome shotgun sequence encodes:
- the CBX5 gene encoding chromobox protein homolog 5 isoform X1 — protein sequence MGKKTKRTADSSSSEDEEEYVVEKVLDRRVVKGQVEYLLKWKGFSEEHNTWEPEKNLDCPELISEFMKKYKKMKEGENNKPREKSEGNKRKSNFSNSADDIKSKKKREQSNDIARGFERGLEPEKIIGATDSCGDLMFLMKWKDTDEADLVLAKEANVKCPQIVIAFYEERLTWHAYPEDAENKEKETAKS from the exons ATGGGAAAGAAAACCAAGCGGACAGCTGACAGTTCTTCTTCAGAGGATGAGGAGGAGTACGTCGTGGAGAAGGTGCTAGACAGGCGTGTGGTTAAGGGGCAAGTGGAGTATCTACTGAAGTGGAAAGGCTTTTCCGA GGAGCACAATACTTGGGAACCCGAGAAAAACTTGGATTGCCCTGAGCTAATTTCTGAGTTTATGAAAAAGTATAAGAAGATGAAGGAGGGTGAAAATAACAAACCCAGGGAGAAGTCAGAAGGTAACAAGAGGAAATCCAATTTCTCAAACAGTGCTGATGatatcaaatccaaaaaaaagagagag CAGAGCAATGATATCGCTCGGGGCTTTGAGAGAGGATTGGAACCAGAAAAGATCATTGGGGCGACAGATTCCTGTGGCGATTTAATGTTCCTAATGAAATG GAAAGACACAGATGAAGCAGACCTGGTTCTTGCAAAAGAAGCTAATGTTAAATGTCCACAAATTGTGATAGCATTTTATGAAGAGAGACTGACGTGGCATGCATATCCTGAGGATgcggaaaacaaagagaaagaaacagcaaaGAGCTAA
- the CBX5 gene encoding chromobox protein homolog 5 isoform X2, translated as MGKKTKRTADSSSSEDEEEYVVEKVLDRRVVKGQVEYLLKWKGFSEEHNTWEPEKNLDCPELISEFMKKYKKMKEGENNKPREKSEGNKRKSNFSNSADDIKSKKKRESNDIARGFERGLEPEKIIGATDSCGDLMFLMKWKDTDEADLVLAKEANVKCPQIVIAFYEERLTWHAYPEDAENKEKETAKS; from the exons ATGGGAAAGAAAACCAAGCGGACAGCTGACAGTTCTTCTTCAGAGGATGAGGAGGAGTACGTCGTGGAGAAGGTGCTAGACAGGCGTGTGGTTAAGGGGCAAGTGGAGTATCTACTGAAGTGGAAAGGCTTTTCCGA GGAGCACAATACTTGGGAACCCGAGAAAAACTTGGATTGCCCTGAGCTAATTTCTGAGTTTATGAAAAAGTATAAGAAGATGAAGGAGGGTGAAAATAACAAACCCAGGGAGAAGTCAGAAGGTAACAAGAGGAAATCCAATTTCTCAAACAGTGCTGATGatatcaaatccaaaaaaaagagagag AGCAATGATATCGCTCGGGGCTTTGAGAGAGGATTGGAACCAGAAAAGATCATTGGGGCGACAGATTCCTGTGGCGATTTAATGTTCCTAATGAAATG GAAAGACACAGATGAAGCAGACCTGGTTCTTGCAAAAGAAGCTAATGTTAAATGTCCACAAATTGTGATAGCATTTTATGAAGAGAGACTGACGTGGCATGCATATCCTGAGGATgcggaaaacaaagagaaagaaacagcaaaGAGCTAA